A window of the Pseudomonas fluorescens genome harbors these coding sequences:
- a CDS encoding DUF6124 family protein: MIKPTPNPPKVDSTSPYESLDSKKFHEAAERALDHYLNPFHPRKPLLKPNTRYLIAPGIPSEELLADACETLTSAKTMASDFAGMIDAPQRHVLLGIGQLIMLAELAVNRVLDNLELKTEAPL, from the coding sequence ATGATCAAACCCACGCCAAACCCGCCGAAAGTCGATTCGACTTCCCCCTACGAATCCCTCGATTCCAAGAAATTCCACGAAGCCGCCGAACGCGCCCTCGATCACTACCTCAATCCGTTCCACCCCAGAAAGCCGCTGCTCAAACCCAACACCCGCTACCTCATCGCCCCCGGCATCCCGAGCGAAGAGCTGCTGGCAGACGCCTGCGAAACCCTGACCTCGGCCAAAACCATGGCCAGCGATTTCGCCGGGATGATCGATGCGCCGCAGCGGCATGTGCTGCTAGGCATCGGGCAACTGATCATGCTGGCGGAACTGGCGGTAAATCGGGTGCTGGACAATCTGGAACTGAAGACTGAAGCGCCGCTGTAG
- a CDS encoding YbaN family protein, whose product MDNPIGNRPLMLRYILLAIGWLSVALGVIGIFLPVLPTTPFLLLAAACFARSSPRFYQWLVEHPRLGPWIRDYLDGNGIPLKGKVYAIGLMWASILFSCYLVPLPWARGFMLTSAVLVTVYILRQKTLRKS is encoded by the coding sequence ATGGACAACCCCATAGGCAACCGCCCCCTGATGTTGCGCTACATCCTGCTGGCCATCGGCTGGCTCAGCGTGGCATTGGGGGTGATCGGAATTTTCCTGCCTGTTCTCCCCACTACTCCCTTCCTGCTGCTGGCAGCCGCCTGCTTCGCCCGCAGTTCTCCGCGTTTCTATCAATGGCTGGTCGAGCATCCCCGGCTCGGGCCATGGATCCGCGATTACCTCGATGGCAATGGCATACCGCTCAAGGGCAAGGTCTACGCGATCGGGCTGATGTGGGCGAGCATTCTGTTCTCGTGCTATCTGGTGCCGCTGCCGTGGGCGCGGGGGTTCATGCTGACCAGTGCGGTGTTGGTGACGGTTTATATCTTGCGGCAGAAGACGTTGCGTAAATCCTGA
- a CDS encoding YecA family protein yields the protein MSFAEQLTRLQVFLDADELHEEALDYVAAHGYLTALSICADVVPDREWIDALFAEEPHYSSEAQREEIEATLIGLKAHIARQLASDEEFELPCELDLGDEPDDSELRGWCIGFMEGVFLREAAWFETAEEEVSEMLLPIMVGSGLFDEQPEFEDIAKDANLMDDMIVQIPEALTALYLLCQAPDEKPAILKPRHH from the coding sequence ATGTCCTTCGCCGAGCAACTAACCCGCCTGCAAGTCTTCCTCGACGCCGACGAGCTGCATGAAGAGGCGCTGGACTACGTGGCCGCTCACGGTTACCTGACCGCGCTGTCGATCTGCGCCGACGTGGTGCCGGACCGTGAGTGGATCGACGCCCTGTTCGCCGAAGAGCCGCATTACAGCAGCGAAGCCCAGCGCGAAGAGATCGAAGCCACGCTGATCGGCCTTAAGGCCCACATCGCCCGCCAACTGGCGTCGGATGAAGAATTCGAGCTGCCATGCGAACTGGACCTGGGCGACGAGCCGGACGATTCCGAACTGCGCGGCTGGTGCATCGGTTTCATGGAAGGTGTGTTCCTGCGCGAAGCGGCCTGGTTCGAAACCGCCGAAGAAGAAGTCAGCGAAATGCTCTTGCCGATCATGGTCGGTTCGGGCCTGTTCGACGAACAGCCTGAATTCGAAGACATCGCCAAGGACGCCAACCTGATGGACGACATGATCGTGCAGATCCCGGAAGCCCTCACCGCGCTGTACCTGCTGTGCCAGGCACCCGACGAAAAACCGGCGATCCTCAAGCCACGTCACCACTAA
- the recQ gene encoding DNA helicase RecQ, whose protein sequence is MLEQAQRVLKDIFGYDSFRGRQGAIIERVASGGDALVLMPTGGGKSLCFQVPALLRDGLAVVVSPLIALMDDQVATLEELGVAAAALNSTLSAEQQRDLANRIKRGEVKMLYLAPERLVQPRMLSFLQGLNIALFAIDEAHCVSQWGHDFRPEYLQLGQLAEMFPDVPRIALTATADKRTREEIVTRLHLQNAERFLSSFDRPNIFYRIVPKEQPRKQLLAFLAERRSDAGIVYCLSRKKVEEVAAFLTEQGFPALPYHAGLPNDLRAYHQKRFLNEEGLIMVATVAFGMGIDKPNVRFVAHLDLPKSLEAYYQETGRGGRDGLPADAWMAYGLQDVVMLKQMLQNSEGDERHKRLEQHKLDAMLSLCEETRCRRQALLAYFDEDMPEPCGHCDNCTDGVQTWDATEPARQALSAIYRTGQRYGVGHLVDVLLGKDNEKVRSFGHQHLSVFGVGKALSESEWRSLFRQLVARGLADVDHEGYGGLRLSDTCRPLLKGEVSLELRRDLKPQVSAKSGSKSPASQLVRGEEREQWEALRALRRKLAEEHGVPPYVIFPDSTLLEMLRSQPTSLADMARVSGVGARKLERYGEAFLEVLGGEAEAPKVVADVRHELITLARAGMTPLQIAGQLQCSEKNVYTMLAEAIGKQQLSLEQALDLPEDLMGEVQDAFLDGEGELPSVAEVAELFAGRVPEGVLYCVRAALQSEFEM, encoded by the coding sequence ATGCTCGAACAGGCTCAACGCGTCCTCAAGGACATCTTCGGCTACGACAGTTTCCGTGGCCGTCAGGGTGCAATCATTGAGCGCGTGGCCAGTGGTGGTGATGCCCTTGTCCTGATGCCGACCGGCGGCGGCAAGTCCCTGTGCTTCCAGGTGCCGGCGCTGCTGCGCGACGGCCTGGCGGTGGTGGTGTCGCCGCTGATCGCGCTGATGGACGATCAGGTCGCCACCCTCGAAGAGCTGGGCGTGGCGGCGGCCGCGTTGAACTCCACCCTGAGTGCCGAGCAACAGCGCGACCTCGCCAATAGGATCAAGCGCGGCGAAGTGAAAATGCTCTATCTGGCGCCGGAGCGTCTGGTGCAGCCACGCATGCTCTCGTTCCTGCAAGGCTTGAACATCGCCCTGTTCGCCATCGACGAAGCGCACTGCGTATCGCAATGGGGCCACGATTTCCGCCCGGAATACCTGCAACTGGGGCAGTTGGCGGAAATGTTCCCCGACGTGCCGCGCATCGCCCTGACCGCCACTGCCGACAAGCGTACTCGCGAAGAAATCGTCACCCGCCTGCATTTGCAGAACGCCGAGCGTTTCCTGTCGAGCTTCGACCGGCCGAACATCTTCTACCGCATCGTGCCCAAGGAGCAGCCGCGCAAGCAGTTGCTGGCGTTCCTTGCCGAGCGGCGCAGTGATGCCGGCATCGTCTACTGCCTGTCGCGCAAGAAGGTGGAAGAGGTGGCCGCGTTTCTCACCGAGCAGGGCTTCCCGGCGCTGCCGTACCACGCCGGTCTGCCCAACGATCTGCGCGCCTATCACCAGAAGCGCTTTCTCAACGAGGAAGGCCTGATCATGGTCGCCACCGTGGCGTTCGGCATGGGTATCGACAAACCCAACGTGCGTTTCGTCGCTCACCTCGACCTGCCGAAATCTCTTGAAGCCTATTACCAGGAAACCGGACGCGGCGGCCGCGACGGCCTGCCGGCGGACGCATGGATGGCCTACGGTCTGCAAGACGTGGTGATGCTCAAGCAGATGCTGCAGAACTCCGAAGGCGACGAGCGCCACAAGCGTCTGGAGCAGCACAAGCTCGACGCCATGCTCTCGCTCTGCGAAGAAACCCGCTGCCGCCGTCAGGCGCTGCTGGCGTACTTCGACGAAGACATGCCCGAGCCGTGCGGTCACTGCGACAACTGCACCGACGGCGTGCAGACCTGGGACGCCACCGAGCCAGCGCGTCAGGCGCTGTCGGCGATCTATCGCACCGGCCAGCGTTACGGTGTTGGTCATCTGGTGGACGTGCTGCTGGGCAAGGACAACGAAAAAGTCCGCAGCTTCGGTCATCAGCACCTGTCGGTGTTCGGCGTGGGCAAGGCGCTGAGCGAGAGCGAATGGCGCTCGCTGTTCCGTCAGCTGGTTGCTCGCGGCCTGGCGGATGTCGATCACGAAGGTTATGGCGGGCTGCGCCTGAGCGACACCTGCCGGCCGCTGCTCAAGGGTGAGGTGAGCCTGGAGCTGCGACGCGACCTCAAGCCGCAAGTCAGCGCCAAGAGCGGCAGCAAGAGCCCCGCCAGCCAACTGGTGCGTGGCGAAGAACGCGAACAGTGGGAAGCCTTGCGCGCCCTGCGGCGCAAACTCGCGGAAGAACACGGTGTGCCGCCGTACGTCATTTTCCCCGACTCGACGCTGCTGGAAATGCTCCGCAGCCAGCCGACTTCGCTGGCGGACATGGCCCGGGTCAGCGGCGTTGGCGCACGCAAGCTGGAGCGCTACGGCGAGGCCTTCCTCGAAGTGCTGGGCGGCGAGGCCGAGGCACCGAAAGTGGTGGCTGACGTGCGCCACGAACTGATCACCCTGGCCCGCGCCGGCATGACGCCGCTGCAGATTGCCGGTCAGTTGCAGTGCTCGGAAAAGAATGTCTACACCATGCTCGCCGAAGCCATTGGCAAGCAGCAGTTGTCGCTGGAACAGGCGCTGGATCTGCCGGAAGATCTGATGGGCGAAGTCCAGGATGCGTTCCTCGACGGCGAAGGCGAGTTGCCGTCGGTCGCCGAAGTGGCCGAGCTGTTTGCCGGTCGTGTACCGGAAGGCGTGCTGTATTGCGTGCGGGCTGCGCTGCAATCCGAGTTTGAAATGTAA
- a CDS encoding MarR family transcriptional regulator gives MPLTDQHRFGMQLAQMSRGWRAELDRRLAGLGLSQARWLVLLHLARFEEAPTQRELAQSVGVEGPTLARLLDSLESQGLVQRQSVMEDRRAKKIVLCAPALPLIEQIETIATQLRKELFEGIDEADMKVCMRVHGHILANLEKS, from the coding sequence ATGCCGTTAACCGATCAACACCGCTTTGGCATGCAATTGGCCCAGATGTCCCGTGGCTGGCGTGCCGAACTGGATCGCCGGCTGGCCGGTCTGGGCTTGTCCCAGGCACGCTGGCTGGTGCTGCTGCATCTGGCGCGCTTCGAAGAGGCGCCGACGCAACGTGAGCTGGCGCAAAGCGTCGGCGTCGAAGGGCCGACCCTGGCCCGTCTGCTCGACAGTCTGGAAAGCCAGGGACTGGTGCAACGCCAGTCCGTCATGGAAGACCGCCGGGCGAAAAAAATCGTGCTGTGTGCACCGGCCCTGCCGCTGATCGAACAAATCGAGACCATTGCCACACAACTGCGCAAGGAATTGTTTGAAGGCATCGATGAGGCCGATATGAAGGTGTGCATGCGGGTTCACGGGCACATTCTGGCCAATCTGGAAAAGTCTTGA
- a CDS encoding FimV/HubP family polar landmark protein: protein MLGSRHVVLRCANSLLVAGVLTWSTASLALGLGDITVHSALNQPLKADIALVDVGGVSENELAVRLASADEFGRAGIERVFFLNDLKFTPILRGNRNMIRVTSTKPVNEPFLNFLVQLDQPNGHLLREYTVLIDPPGSPGIVPATDEPTARAQSSEFPTPEAPSATTPAKPAAPVQPPAPVVDAQAEQLAASLVQNQQLQKTIDELNVKLQAQEVLIADGKKQLNDLQARLIEVQQAPPAPVAPVTPVPAPVIAPVESQEDSLNWPLLGGLLLVLGLSGAALYVRRQRQQSQGAELSTPFLPVRNEPPVDDTEPMQPSAVHSAVEHREDHANGDVLEAVGIYLAYGRLGEAAGLLRDALQREPERIDLGVQLLEVLGRQGDTPSYDEQESRLRQLGVEDQRLQEIRARYPKLVSAAPLVAAAPVIAALPIEPSKPVEPVVEDNFELNLDQLSMASSWDLEETRPATAAPEQAPSTLGSDLQVLPQDFELPETLPDDAETVELEWIAEPETQPLDEDFLNEFGDPGSSLSLEPLELHAPELEPEPSDAVNAGKLEQAQTCIDDGDIDSAIALLNELLKEADEPLRQTARTLLAGIR, encoded by the coding sequence ATGCTCGGAAGTCGGCACGTGGTACTGCGTTGCGCCAACTCGCTGCTGGTGGCCGGTGTTCTCACCTGGTCCACTGCGTCATTGGCGCTGGGGCTCGGTGATATCACCGTGCATTCAGCCCTCAATCAGCCGCTCAAGGCTGACATCGCTCTGGTGGATGTCGGGGGCGTCAGCGAAAACGAACTGGCGGTCCGTCTGGCCTCGGCGGACGAGTTCGGCCGCGCTGGTATCGAGCGTGTGTTCTTTCTCAACGACCTCAAGTTCACTCCGATCCTGCGCGGCAATCGCAACATGATCCGTGTGACCTCGACCAAACCGGTCAACGAACCCTTTCTGAATTTCCTGGTGCAGCTCGATCAGCCCAACGGCCACCTGCTGCGCGAGTACACCGTGCTGATCGACCCGCCGGGCTCACCGGGAATTGTCCCGGCCACCGACGAGCCAACTGCGCGTGCGCAATCGTCGGAATTCCCGACCCCCGAGGCTCCCTCCGCAACCACGCCGGCCAAACCTGCTGCGCCTGTGCAGCCGCCGGCTCCGGTCGTTGACGCGCAGGCCGAGCAATTGGCGGCGAGCCTTGTGCAGAACCAGCAACTGCAAAAAACCATCGATGAATTGAACGTGAAGCTTCAGGCCCAGGAAGTGCTGATCGCTGACGGTAAGAAGCAGCTCAATGATTTGCAGGCTCGCCTGATTGAAGTGCAACAGGCGCCGCCGGCACCGGTAGCCCCCGTGACGCCTGTGCCGGCGCCGGTCATTGCTCCGGTCGAGTCTCAGGAGGATTCACTTAACTGGCCGCTGCTCGGCGGATTGCTGCTGGTCCTTGGGTTATCAGGGGCGGCGCTGTATGTGCGCCGGCAACGCCAGCAGTCGCAAGGAGCTGAGCTGTCGACGCCGTTCCTGCCAGTACGGAACGAACCCCCGGTCGACGACACAGAACCGATGCAGCCAAGTGCCGTTCACAGTGCTGTCGAGCATCGTGAGGATCACGCCAATGGCGATGTGCTGGAAGCGGTCGGCATTTATCTGGCCTACGGACGTTTGGGCGAGGCTGCCGGTTTGTTGCGCGATGCGTTGCAGCGGGAGCCGGAACGCATCGACCTCGGCGTGCAGTTGCTTGAAGTGCTGGGGCGGCAGGGCGACACGCCGTCCTATGACGAGCAGGAAAGCCGTCTGCGCCAGCTCGGGGTCGAGGATCAGCGTTTGCAGGAGATTCGCGCCCGCTATCCGAAACTGGTCAGCGCCGCACCTTTGGTGGCGGCGGCCCCAGTGATAGCCGCGCTGCCGATCGAACCTTCCAAGCCTGTGGAGCCGGTGGTCGAAGACAATTTCGAACTGAACCTGGATCAGCTCTCGATGGCCTCCAGTTGGGATCTTGAGGAAACGCGCCCGGCCACCGCCGCACCTGAACAGGCGCCATCAACGCTCGGCTCCGATCTGCAGGTATTGCCACAGGATTTCGAGTTACCGGAAACCCTTCCCGACGATGCCGAAACCGTCGAGCTGGAATGGATCGCCGAGCCGGAAACGCAGCCGCTGGACGAAGACTTTCTCAACGAGTTTGGCGATCCCGGTTCGTCGCTGTCGCTGGAGCCACTGGAGTTGCATGCCCCGGAACTGGAACCCGAACCCTCGGACGCCGTCAACGCCGGCAAGCTCGAACAGGCCCAGACCTGCATCGATGACGGCGATATCGACAGCGCCATCGCCTTGCTCAACGAACTGCTCAAGGAAGCCGACGAACCCCTCCGGCAAACGGCGCGTACGCTGTTGGCGGGAATTCGCTGA
- a CDS encoding patatin-like phospholipase family protein produces MRRLLICLLLGFLPLFAGVSVHASEATRPKVGLVLSGGAARGLAHIGVLKALEEQGIKIDAIAGTSMGAVVGGLYASGYKIDELEKLALTIDWQQALSDAPPREDVPFRRKQDDRDFLVKQKLSFRDDGSLGLPLGVIQGQNLALLLESLLAHTSDTRDFDKLPIPFRAVTTDIANGEKVVFRKGHLPQVIRASMSIPAVFAPVELDGRLLVDGGMTDNIPLDVAREMGVDVAIVVDIGTPLRNRKQLVTVVDVLNQSITLMTRRNSEEQLATLHPNDVLIQPPLASFGATDFGRGQEMIDAGYRATKALDVRLARLKPVQSQDAELNAARAPGQRTPIITAIKVENDSKVGDDVIRYYIRQHIGEPLDLGRLQTDMGTLYGLDYFEQVQYRVVHKGADHTLVISARGKRTGTDYLRVGLNLSDDMRGDSAFNLGASYRMNGINRLGAEWLTRAQIGDKQELYSEFYQPLDVGSRYFVAPYASFAAQNVDSVLDNDPIAQYRVERYGFGLNFGRQIGNSGEVRFGVGEAWGKADVRIGDQDLPSENFNEGFYALKYSFDSLDNVYYPHEGEDIGLTLVQFEPSLGSDTRYRQWEFKLDKAMSSGPDTLIMGGRYGRTLDDANVVTSSFLLGGARQLSGFREDAISGQNVSLMRAVYYRRLTPRSYLPLDFPLYAGASLERGRAWNNDNEFDSGYINAASVFIGFDTPLGPLNFSYGLNDADEQAVYLNLGQTF; encoded by the coding sequence ATGCGTCGTCTTCTGATCTGCCTGTTGCTTGGTTTCCTTCCCCTGTTCGCTGGTGTCAGCGTCCACGCCAGTGAGGCAACACGCCCGAAAGTCGGCCTGGTGCTGTCCGGTGGCGCGGCACGTGGCCTGGCACACATCGGTGTGCTCAAGGCCCTGGAAGAGCAAGGCATCAAGATCGATGCGATTGCCGGCACCAGCATGGGCGCGGTGGTCGGCGGGCTTTATGCCTCGGGCTACAAGATCGACGAACTGGAAAAACTCGCCCTGACCATCGACTGGCAGCAGGCATTGTCCGACGCCCCGCCCCGTGAAGACGTGCCGTTCCGGCGCAAGCAGGACGACCGCGACTTTCTGGTGAAACAGAAACTGAGCTTTCGCGACGACGGCAGCCTCGGCCTGCCATTGGGCGTGATTCAGGGCCAGAACCTCGCACTGCTGCTGGAAAGCCTCTTGGCCCACACCAGCGATACCCGGGATTTCGACAAGCTGCCGATCCCGTTCCGCGCCGTGACCACCGACATCGCCAACGGTGAAAAGGTAGTGTTCCGCAAGGGCCACCTGCCCCAGGTGATCCGCGCCAGCATGTCGATCCCGGCGGTGTTCGCCCCGGTCGAGCTCGACGGCCGATTGCTGGTGGATGGCGGCATGACCGACAACATTCCCCTCGATGTGGCCCGTGAAATGGGCGTCGACGTGGCCATCGTGGTCGACATCGGCACCCCGTTGCGCAACCGCAAGCAACTGGTGACCGTGGTCGATGTGCTGAACCAGTCGATCACCCTGATGACCCGGCGCAACTCCGAAGAACAACTGGCAACCCTGCACCCCAATGACGTGCTGATCCAGCCGCCGCTGGCCAGTTTCGGCGCCACTGACTTCGGTCGAGGCCAGGAGATGATCGACGCCGGCTACCGCGCGACCAAGGCTCTGGACGTACGCCTCGCCCGCCTCAAACCCGTGCAGTCGCAGGATGCCGAACTCAACGCCGCACGCGCGCCGGGCCAGCGCACGCCGATCATCACTGCGATCAAGGTCGAGAACGACTCGAAAGTCGGCGATGATGTGATTCGCTATTACATTCGACAGCACATCGGCGAACCGCTGGACCTGGGTCGTCTGCAAACCGATATGGGCACCTTGTACGGCCTCGATTACTTCGAGCAAGTGCAATACCGCGTGGTGCACAAGGGTGCGGATCACACGCTGGTGATCAGCGCGCGCGGCAAACGCACCGGCACCGATTACCTGCGGGTCGGCCTGAACCTGTCGGACGACATGCGCGGCGACAGCGCCTTCAATCTCGGCGCCAGTTACCGCATGAACGGTATCAATCGCCTCGGCGCGGAATGGCTGACCCGGGCACAGATCGGCGATAAACAAGAGTTGTACAGCGAGTTCTATCAGCCGCTGGATGTGGGCTCTCGCTACTTCGTGGCGCCTTATGCGTCGTTCGCCGCGCAGAACGTCGACTCGGTTCTGGACAACGATCCGATCGCCCAGTATCGCGTCGAGCGCTACGGCTTCGGCCTCAACTTTGGTCGGCAGATCGGCAACAGCGGCGAAGTGCGCTTCGGCGTCGGCGAGGCCTGGGGCAAGGCGGATGTGCGGATCGGCGATCAGGACCTGCCGAGCGAAAACTTCAACGAAGGTTTCTATGCGCTGAAGTACTCGTTCGACTCGCTGGACAACGTTTACTACCCCCACGAAGGCGAAGACATCGGCCTGACGCTGGTGCAGTTCGAACCGAGCCTGGGCTCCGACACGCGCTACCGGCAGTGGGAGTTCAAACTGGACAAGGCCATGAGCAGTGGCCCGGACACGCTGATTATGGGCGGTCGTTACGGCCGCACGCTAGATGATGCCAACGTGGTGACCTCCAGTTTCCTGCTCGGCGGCGCCCGGCAATTGTCCGGTTTCCGCGAGGACGCGATCTCCGGGCAGAACGTCAGTCTGATGCGCGCGGTGTATTACCGCCGCCTCACCCCGCGCTCGTACCTGCCGCTGGACTTCCCGCTGTACGCCGGCGCCTCGCTGGAACGCGGCCGGGCATGGAATAACGACAATGAGTTCGACAGCGGCTACATCAACGCCGCCAGCGTATTCATCGGCTTCGATACGCCGCTGGGGCCGTTGAACTTCAGTTATGGCCTGAACGATGCGGATGAACAGGCGGTGTACCTGAACCTCGGGCAGACCTTCTGA
- a CDS encoding SelT/SelW/SelH family protein: MTVTKPEIVITYCTQCQWLLRAAWLAQELLSTFGDDLGKVSLVPGTGGIFHITCNDVQIWERKADGGFPEAKVLKQRVRDQIDPDRDLGHNDRGQ, translated from the coding sequence ATGACCGTCACAAAACCGGAAATCGTCATCACCTATTGCACGCAATGCCAGTGGCTGTTGCGCGCCGCGTGGCTGGCGCAAGAACTGCTCAGCACCTTCGGCGACGACCTCGGCAAAGTGTCACTGGTGCCGGGCACCGGCGGGATATTCCACATTACCTGCAACGACGTGCAGATCTGGGAACGCAAGGCCGACGGCGGTTTCCCCGAGGCCAAGGTGCTCAAGCAGCGGGTGCGCGACCAGATCGACCCTGACCGCGACCTCGGCCACAACGACCGAGGTCAGTGA
- a CDS encoding DMT family transporter, with protein sequence MTPRTALGALHIGALMFGLTGVFGKLAAATPAVIVFGRAAFAVLALAFFARFAQQGGWQKLQAVDWRRLALSGVLLAGHWVSFFIAVKVAGVAIATLGFASFPAFTVILEGLIFRERIRANEIVLVVLVSVGLVLVTPAFDLASGATTGLLWAILSGLLFSLLSLTNRASSGRIPAVQAALCQNVVVALCLLPVAAPQLSEVRAIDWLWIGLLGVFCTGVAHSLFVASLAVIKARTAAVVFAMEPVYGITVAWLLFDEDPTLRMLIGGALIIVAIVVSSRMSGSSDKKTVAAEAASH encoded by the coding sequence ATGACTCCCCGTACCGCCCTCGGCGCCCTGCATATCGGCGCACTGATGTTCGGCCTGACCGGCGTCTTCGGCAAACTCGCGGCCGCAACGCCCGCGGTCATCGTGTTCGGACGCGCCGCGTTTGCCGTGCTGGCCCTGGCGTTTTTCGCCCGTTTCGCCCAACAGGGCGGCTGGCAGAAACTGCAAGCCGTGGACTGGCGACGGCTGGCCCTGAGCGGTGTGCTGCTGGCCGGGCACTGGGTGAGTTTCTTCATTGCGGTCAAGGTCGCGGGCGTCGCCATTGCGACCCTGGGCTTCGCCAGTTTCCCGGCCTTCACGGTGATCCTCGAAGGGCTGATCTTCCGCGAACGCATCCGCGCCAACGAAATCGTCCTCGTGGTGCTGGTCAGTGTCGGGCTGGTGCTGGTGACGCCGGCGTTCGATCTGGCCAGCGGCGCGACCACCGGCCTGCTTTGGGCGATCCTGTCCGGCCTGCTGTTTTCCCTGTTGTCCCTGACCAACCGCGCCAGCTCCGGACGTATCCCGGCGGTGCAGGCAGCGTTGTGTCAAAACGTGGTGGTGGCGTTGTGTCTGCTGCCGGTCGCGGCGCCGCAACTGAGCGAAGTGCGCGCCATCGACTGGTTGTGGATCGGTCTGCTCGGGGTGTTCTGCACCGGCGTCGCACACAGTTTGTTCGTCGCCAGCCTCGCGGTGATCAAGGCGCGCACCGCCGCGGTGGTGTTCGCCATGGAGCCGGTGTACGGGATTACCGTGGCGTGGCTGCTGTTCGATGAAGATCCGACTCTGCGCATGTTGATCGGCGGCGCGCTGATCATCGTTGCGATCGTGGTGTCGAGCCGGATGTCAGGCAGCAGCGACAAGAAAACCGTCGCGGCCGAGGCGGCCTCTCACTGA
- a CDS encoding helix-turn-helix transcriptional regulator, which yields MQPILTLRHYSHDLIAHSHDHAQLVFGLSGALDFEVEGRGSQVLQQSFVVIPAGAHHACGSPKGSRCLVLDVPDEQWLTRSLGDHADASRRLLDNAARLSLDAGQGQLVNWLANSPVDDPLIAQQGAVLLLASLNHVPPTEIVTRRLPYAALDAHIEQYAAYPLQVADLARVAGLSSARLHARFVAECGQTPMDYIRSRRLHKAVALLRNTTLPIGEVAGRVGYNSQSAFSAAFLREFGTSPTQLRREADDKSR from the coding sequence ATGCAACCGATCCTGACCCTGCGCCATTACAGCCACGACCTGATCGCCCACAGCCACGACCACGCGCAACTGGTGTTCGGCCTGTCCGGCGCGCTGGATTTCGAAGTCGAAGGGCGTGGCAGTCAGGTATTGCAGCAGAGCTTCGTGGTAATCCCCGCTGGCGCGCATCATGCGTGCGGCAGTCCCAAAGGCAGCCGCTGTCTGGTGCTGGATGTGCCCGACGAACAATGGCTGACACGCTCGCTGGGCGATCACGCCGATGCCAGCCGCCGTCTGCTGGACAACGCCGCGCGGTTGTCGCTGGATGCCGGGCAAGGTCAATTGGTCAACTGGCTGGCGAACAGTCCGGTGGACGACCCGCTGATTGCGCAACAGGGCGCGGTGTTGCTGCTGGCAAGCCTGAACCACGTGCCACCCACCGAAATCGTCACGCGCCGCCTGCCCTACGCAGCACTCGATGCGCACATCGAGCAATACGCGGCCTATCCGCTGCAAGTCGCGGATCTGGCGCGCGTCGCCGGCTTGTCCAGCGCCCGGTTGCATGCGCGGTTCGTCGCCGAATGCGGGCAGACACCGATGGACTACATTCGCAGCCGACGCCTGCACAAAGCCGTCGCTCTGCTGCGAAACACCACGCTACCCATCGGTGAAGTGGCTGGCCGCGTCGGCTACAACTCGCAAAGTGCATTCTCGGCCGCTTTCCTGCGTGAATTTGGAACCTCTCCTACACAATTGCGGCGCGAGGCTGACGACAAAAGTCGATAG
- a CDS encoding UDP-2,3-diacylglucosamine diphosphatase, protein MTSAELARPSRKQRVRTLWISDVHLGTRDCQAEHLSQFLKGYHADKIYLVGDIIDGWKLRGGMYWPQAHTNVIRRLLTMSKRGTEVIYVTGNHDEFLRRYSKLILGNIQLVDEAVHVTADGRHLLVIHGDQFDVITRYHRWLAFLGDSAYEFTLTLNRWLNHWRAKYGYGYWSLSAYLKHKVKTAVSFISDFEEAIAHECVKRELHGVVCGHIHHAEIRKVGEVDYLNCGDWVESCTALIEHWDGTIELYRLADAQAREAELKAAKVAELA, encoded by the coding sequence ATGACCAGCGCCGAGCTCGCCAGACCCAGCCGTAAACAACGGGTTCGCACCCTGTGGATCTCCGACGTGCACCTGGGCACGCGGGATTGCCAGGCCGAGCATCTGTCGCAATTTCTCAAGGGCTATCACGCCGACAAGATTTACCTGGTGGGTGACATCATCGACGGCTGGAAGCTGCGTGGTGGCATGTACTGGCCGCAGGCGCACACCAATGTGATCCGCCGTTTGCTGACCATGAGCAAGCGCGGCACCGAGGTGATTTACGTCACCGGCAACCATGACGAATTCCTGCGCCGCTATTCAAAACTGATTCTGGGCAATATCCAGTTGGTTGACGAAGCTGTGCACGTCACCGCCGATGGCCGGCATCTGCTGGTGATTCACGGCGACCAGTTCGACGTGATCACCCGCTATCACCGCTGGCTCGCGTTCCTTGGCGATTCGGCCTACGAATTCACCCTGACCCTCAACCGCTGGCTCAATCACTGGCGGGCGAAATACGGTTACGGCTACTGGTCGCTGTCGGCCTATCTCAAGCACAAGGTGAAGACCGCGGTCAGCTTCATCAGCGATTTCGAAGAAGCTATCGCTCACGAATGCGTGAAGCGCGAGTTGCACGGCGTGGTCTGCGGGCACATTCACCACGCCGAGATCCGCAAGGTCGGCGAAGTGGATTACCTCAACTGTGGCGACTGGGTGGAGTCATGCACGGCGCTGATCGAGCACTGGGACGGCACGATCGAGCTGTATCGCCTGGCGGATGCGCAGGCCCGGGAAGCCGAACTGAAAGCGGCGAAGGTTGCCGAGCTGGCCTGA